The following is a genomic window from Nitrospirota bacterium.
TTGTTATTGGCCGCTGCTTATTTTTTCGAGCACTTCCTCGAAGGAGGAGAGGCTCGGCTTTATGTAATGCGGTACGGTCGTATGTCCCTGCAGTGCCTCCTGCGTCTTAAGACCGTTTCCGGTAATGCAGATGACCGTCATCTCATCGCGCTTAATTTTGCCGCTTTGGATCAGTTTCCGGGTTGAAGCCAGGGTAACGCCGCCCGTGGTCTCGGCAAAGATACCTTCTGTCTTTGCGAGAAGCTTTATGGCATCGATGATCTCCTGGTCTGAAACATCCTCGGCATGGCCGCCGGTCTCCCTGATCACCTGGGACGCATAAAAACCGTCCGCAGGATTGCCAATGGCGAGGGATTTTGCGATGGTATTAGGCTTCACCGGCCGGATAATATCGGTGCCGGCCTTGACCGCAGCGGCAATGGGGTTGCAGCCGGTTGCCTGAGAGCCGAAGATCTTTGTATTGAGGTCCTTTAATATGCCTATCTCTTTGAACTCCTTGAGCGCTTTCCATACCTTGGTCAGAAGCGATCCGCTTGCGCAGGGCACAACGATATTGTCAGGGGCCTTCCATCCAAGCTGCTCTGCAATCTCAAATCCGATCGTCTTTGATCCCTCGGCATAGAATGGTCTGATGTTGATATTTACAAAAGCCCACCGGTATTTGTTGGCAACCTCACTGCAGAGCCTGTTGACTTCGTCGTAATTGCCGTCCACCGCAATGAGATTCGGTTCATAGACCAGCGAGGCCACGATTTTGCTCGCCTCAAGCGTTGCAGGGATAAAAATGAAACGGTTGAACCCTGCACGCGCCCCATGGGCAGATACCGAATGAGCAAGGTTGCCCGTGGAGGCACAGGCGACCGTATCGAACTTAAACTCTTTTGCCTTGGTCAAAGCAACAGCGACTACCCGGTCTTTGAACGAGAGCGTGGGATGGACAACCGTATCGTCTTTGATATAGAGCTCATCGATGCCAAGCGCCTTCGCAAGGCGGTCTGCCCTGATGAGCGGGGTGTACCCGGAGTTAAGGCCCACCTGGGGTTCACCGTCAATAGGCAAAAGTTCCCGATAGCGCCAGAGGTTTTCAGGACGCTGCGCTATTTTTTCTCTCGTAATCGCCTGAGCAATCGACGTATAGTCATAGGCTACTTCGAGCGGACCAAAACAGAACTCGCAGACATAAATAGGATCAACAGGATATTCCCTGCCGCATTCCCTGCATTTCAGTCCTTTAACATGTCCCATCGTATCAACCTCTCCTGCGTAAAGTTCCTTATTTTACTGCAAATAACCAATAATTGAAATAGCACTCAGGATGTCAGGGCCGCTGCCTGTGCTTTGCCTCATCCCAGAGACTATCCATCTCTGCAAGACTCATGTCAGAGAGCTTCCCGCCCCTTTCAGCCGCAGCCATCTCGATATATCTGAAGCGGGATATGAATTTGCCGATCGTTTTTCTGAGTGCCTCTTCAGGGTTCACACCGATAAAGCGGGAGATGTTCACGATCATGAAGAGGATATCTCCGAGTTCATCTTCGATCGAGGCTTCCTTTCTGCTTTTCACGGCGTCCTTGAATTCAGCCACTTCCTCATCGAGCTTGGCGAGTACGTCATCGATCTTCTCCCAGTCAAAGCCGACCTTCGACGCGCGGTCCTGAAGTTTTCTGGCGCGCAGAAGCGCGGGCATGGTCTTCGGCACACCCTCAAGGATCGACTCAAGCTGCTTGCCTTCCTTTTTTTTGTGCTCGTCCCATTTGACCAAAACCTCTTCAGACGTTCTGATGTCTGAGTCCCCAAACACATGAGGATGGCGGGAAATCATTTTCTTTGCAATGCCATCTATGACATCGCCGAGCCCGAACTCGCCCTTTTCTTCCGCTACCCGGCTCTGAAACACGATCTGAAACAGGAGATCGCCTAATTCTTCCTTCACTGCCTCGGGGTTTTTCTCATCAATAGCATCAAGCACCTCATACGCCTCTTCGATAATGAAGGGCTTAAGCGATTCCCTCGTCTGCTCCCTGTCCCAGGGACAGCCCTTCTCCCCCCGGAGCGCAGCCATGATCGTTACCAGTTCTTCAAGGTTCATGGACCATATCATAGAGACAGAAATGAAATCGTGTCAAACACCTATAGCAGCCAAAGGCTGACCGGCCAAGGACAATTCCATGAAGGGTTGACACAGTTGCCGACTATCTGTTGACAACAGACCTTAACCAAATTAGAATGAAACCGTATCCATAACTCCTCCAGAAAAATACATACGATAGAAAGATCGAGGCCGCGACTCTTAGCAGAGCGCATATCATCAATTACGATATAAGGGAGATACCGATGCCGCTTCTAACCGCAGACCTGAAGAAGTATCATTACTTTTCGAGCCTCTCCGATAGCTCACTCGACCTGCTTGCAGAGCAAGTCTCCGAAGTAATGTTTCCTGCAGGCAGTGAAATCATACAGGAAGGCTCGGTAGGCGATTCTTTTTATTTCGTAAAACAGGGCGAGCTTGAGGTTACCAAAAAGACAAAAACCGGCCAGGAGGCAAAGCTGTCGGTTGTTCGAAGCGGGCAGGGCTTTGGAGAGATGGCGCTGCTGACCTGTTCGGTCCGTTCGAGTTCGGTCCGTTCAATAACCGATGTCAGTCTGTATAAACTCTCGAAAAAGGCGTTTGAAGATATGGTGCTGCATGAATCAGCTTTTAAGGCAATGCTTTCGAGAAAAGACGAGGATTATTCGCATTTCAGCAGCATAAAGACCCTGCAGCCGTTCCAGCTCCTCGATCCTGAGAAGATGTGTGCCGTAATAGAAAAGATGGAGGAAAAGGATTACCGTGCCGGTGAAAATATCATTGTGCAGGGTGAAAAAGGTGACATCTATTACATCATCAAAGCCGGCCGTGTCGCCGTATTAAAGACGAAAAAAGGAGAGCAGGAGTCCCAGCAGATAGCGGTATTAGGCGAAGGAGAGGCCTTTGGAGAAGAAGCGCTCATCAGGTGCGATCCGCGTAATGCGACCTGTCAGGCGCTTGAAGAGACAACGGTTTTTACCCTTTTAAAAAGAGATTTTGATCAGATCGTAAAACCTTCATTTCTCGACAATATCTTTCCCGAAGATATCAATGTAGACACATGCCTGGACGAGTATACGATCATCGATGCCAGAATACCTCCCGAATATGCTGAAGAGCATATCTATGGAGCAGTGAATATCCCGGTTGAAGAATTGCGATATCAGTGCTCCACATTTGATAAGTCAAAAAAATACATCACGTACTGTCTCAATGATTCACGGGGTATGGTCGCCGCATTTCTCCTGAAAAACCGGGGGTTCAATGCACAATGTCTCCGGGGAGGTATAAGCGGCTGGGAGGGAAGACTGGAGACGGGTTCCGATGGCATACACCTGCCCCAGGGGTGACAGGCTGCCACCGCCTGCCCTGCGGCATGGCTGAGTTCCTATACATCCATATTCCATTTTGCGCAAGGAAATGCATATACTGTGACTTCCTCTCGGTTCCCTATGATGAGGCCCTTGCGGAGCAATATACCAACGCACTCTGCAGGGAATTGGAGCTGAAAAAAGACCTTGCAGGAACTCTGAAAACGGTCTTTGTGGGCGGCGGCACGCCCTCCATACTTCCAAACTCATGTCTTGACCGGATGTTTGCCTGCATCGCGGACAATTACAATCGTGCCGAAAATGCAGAAATAACCGTGGAAGCAAACCCCGGGACCTTGACCGAAGCAAAGGTCAGGACACTGATCTCGCGCGGCGTCAACCGCCTGAGTCTCGGCATTCAATCCTTCAGCAACAGCGAACTTCGGACTCTGGGAAGGATCCATAACGCAGAAACAGCCATACAGTCTGCCGAAATGGTCCGTTTATCAGGCATGGAGAATTTCTCCCTTGATCTTATATACGGCATTCCGGGACAGGACATGCAAACCTGGAAGGATTCCCTGCAACAGGCGATTGCCCTTTCTCCAAAACATATCTCTGCATACGAGCTGACCCCGGAGCCCGGGACACCCCTTAGGAGTTCCCTTGATTCAGGTGACTGCAGCATGCCAGGTGAAGAGCTGGTCCTCGACATGTCTGACTTCGCGGTCGATCGTCTCTCGGCGTCGGGATATGAGCAGTATGAGATATCGAATTACTCGTTGCCGGGATATCGCTGTGCACACAACCTGAATTACTGGGACCGCGGCGACTACCTCGCTGCCGGAGCCGGCGCGCATGGGTTCATTAAGGGATACCGTACAAGGAATACGTCCAGCATCAAGCAATACATAGAAAAACTGGAAAATGATACAGACCCTGAGATGGAGAAAACAGCATTATCCCGCGAAGACGCGTTGAGGGAGTTTGTCTTTCTCGGTCTTCGTAAAACTGAGGGAATACGACTCGACGATGCCGCCGAGTTCGGTCTGGACCTTGCGGCTGCAAGCGATGAATTGTTCCGGCTGCGCCTGGTCGAATCGACCACATGCCACTTGCGGCTCACCAGAAAGGGACAGCATATCGCCAATGAAGTAATTGTGCGGTTACTTGGGGGCCTCGGCCTCTGATTCCGTCAGCCTTTTCTTCTTTCGTCTGTCCAGAACCTCGGCAAGAAAGGGCAACAGAAGGGACCCTCCCGGCAGCAGGAAGATGATGAGCACCGGGACGTAAGAAGCCAAATGCCGGATATGTTTTTTCAATGTCTGCTTCTCTTCCTTTGTCCAGCCCGTTCCCGTGTTGACCGGCTTCATGAAAAGGACCATAAAGCCATTCATCAAAAGAGCTTCACGCAGGAGCAGTTCCCTGTTCTTCGCAATGAGTCTCTGCAGGACAAAACGGATCACCGCAGCGGCTTACCCGCACCCACAGATTTCACCACGAAGCCGGTTGCTACGCAGAGATTTTCTTCAGAAGCCAGGCCATATTCTCGCCGAGATGTCTGAAGGTTGTTACGCCCTCTTCATCCTTCAGGACCTCGCCTGGGTTCCTGCCCTGACCAATGCTCCAGTAGCTCGAGCCGGGAATGATCATATGACTGATGCCGAAAAAGTAGTTGATGCTTGAGTACACGTCCGTCCCTCCGGCACGTCTGAACGATACCACGGCTGCACCTGCCTTGCGTTTGAAGAGATGGTCATTTGCCCTGGCAACAAGACCTGCACGGTCTATGAGCGCCTTTACCTCGGTCGAGACATTTGCAAAATAGGTCGGAGAACCTATGATGATCCCGTCAGCGCTGATCATCTTTTCGACAAACGTATTGAGCCCGTCATTCTGTATGCAGCGCTTATTCTTCAGCTCAAAGCATTTATAACAGGCCTTGCATCCTTTGATATCGGTGCCGCCCAGCTGAAGATACTCGGTCTCGATCCCTTCCTTCTTCAGTTCCTCTAACACAATGTTGATCGCATCACGGGTGTTTCCTTCTTTTCTCGGACTACCGTTTAAGGCAACGACTTTCATGGCTTCACTCCTTTTGATGAAAACGTTATTACGCATTCCCGGATCTTTTTTGCGGTTCTTGAAAAGATACCTGACTTTACAGTAATATTCAACTTATGCAGAAACTCCTGAGAAGTCTTGTTCAGAAGAATAGATCGAAGATCATACTGGTGGTTCTTGACGGACTGGGAGGCCTTCCCGTCAATGGCAGGACCGAGCTTGATTCGGCGGTGACGCCGAACATGGACAGCCTCGCCAGGACAGCGGCCTGCGGACTGCATACCCCGGTTGCACCGGGCATAACACCCGGCAGCGGCCCCGGCCATCTTTCACTGTTCGGCTATGATCCGCTTGAGTTTCAGATCGGCAGAGGAATCCTCGAGGCGCTCGGTCTCGGCCTTGAGATCAGAAAAACCGATGTAGCAGTCCGGTGTAACTATGCAACCATCAGGGATGGACTGATCGTGGACCGGCGGGCCGGTCGCATACCGACCGAGCAGAGCAGAAAACTGACTGAGCGGCTGCAGAAAGAGATCACAAGGGTCGATGACGCAGAGATCACGTTTGCAGCAGGCATGGAGCACCGTTTTGCAGTTGTAATGCGCTTCCCCGAAGAACTTGCCAACGACGCGGCACAGATACCTGACACAGACCCTCAGCAGGAAGGGAAGGCACCGCTTGCGCCTCAACCGCTTTCAGGCAGTGCGGAAAAAGTCGCCACCGCAGCCGCAAAGGTCATCGCGCAGGTTCATGAGATCCTGAAGGATGAGGAACGGGCAAATTTCGCGCTTATGAGGGGCTTTTCCGGCATGCCGGACATTCCGACCTTTGATGAGGCATACGGCATGAACGCCCTTGCCATAGCGACCTATCCGATGTACCGCGGCCTTGCAACGCTGGTAGGCATGCATGCTCCTGTCCTGGAAGGTACGGTTGAAGATGAGATTGCATTTCTGAAAGATCAGTATGACAACTACGATTTCTTTTTTCTGCACGTCAAGAAGGTCGACTCGTATGGTGAGGACGGTAATTTTGCCGAAAAGACGAAGAGGATTGAAGAGTTCGATGCACTGCTTCCCCGCATTACGGCACTGAACCCTGATGTCCTTGCCATAACAGGCGATCACTCGACACCTGCCCTTATGAAGGGACATAGCTGGCACCCTGTTCCCATGCTCCTAAAGTCGCCATATGTGCTTGGAGGGCTCTGCTCCTCCTTCTCAGAGCGGGAATGCACAAAAGGAGAATTGGGGATCTTTCCGACAGTTCAGCTTATGTCGTTCATGCTTGCCAATGCATTGCGGCTCAAGAAATTCGGCGCCTAAAAACCGTAATGCGTAATGAGTGATCAGTGAACAGTAAAGACAAGGATATCGCTGTCCCCGACTCATCACTCATCACTCATCACCCATCACTGTCTTTTATCGACACCCACTGTCATCTGGAGATGAAGGAGTTTGATCCTGACCGTGAAGAAGTCATTCAGCGGGCGCGGGAGGCAGGCCTTGAGGCCTTGATCACTATAGGCTCTGACCTTGAAGGAACTCTGGCAGGCGTCAGACTTGCTGAACTGCATGATTTCATCTATTGCGCTGTCGGCATACATCCCCATGAGGCAAAGGACTTTACCGACCAGACCTATTCCCTTCTCAGGGAACTTACGCAAAAAGAGAAGGTGATCGCCATCGGTGAGACAGGCCTCGATTTTCACTATGACCATTCTCCGAGGGACCAGCAGAAAAAAGTCTTCAGGAAGCAGCTTGAACTGGCAAACGAGACAGGTCTGCCGATTATCATTCATAGCCGGGAAGCAGACAAAGACACCCTTGACCTCGTCAGTGAATCGGGTATCAGACATGGGCTATTCCACTGCTTTTCGGGAGATGCTGCCATGGCCGAACAGGTGATGGCATTGGGCCTTTCTATCTCGATCGCAGGGCCGGTAACATTCAAAAAGGCAGTGGGGCTGCAGGAAGTTGCCCGTATGGTGCCTGATGACTACCTTCTGATCGAGACCGATGCACCCTACCTTACACCGGCCCCCTTCCGCGGAAAGCGCAATGAACCTGCCTATATTCTGCACACGGCAAAGAAGATTGCGGAACTGAGAGGCATAAGCCTGCAGGATCTGTCACGCATCACCACCCTGAACGCCAAGAGACTTTTCGCCATTGGCACACTCCCGGAAAAAGGAGAGATAGCATACCAGATTCGGGACAGCCTCTATCTCAATATCACCAACCGCTGCACGAACAAATGCTCCTTCTGCGTAAAGTTCAATTCGGACTTTGTAAAAGGCCATAGGCTGAGCCTCTCCCATGAGCCCTCTGCAGAAGAACTGAAGAAGGAGATTGGTGATCCTTCGCGCTTCAGGGAGATCGTCTTCTGCGGATACGGTGAACCCCTTCAGCGGCTCGATCTAGTGAAACAGATCGCCCGATGGGTCAAAGAGCAGGGCGGGCGCGTCAGGGTCAACACAAACGGCCATGCCAATCTGATCCATAAACGAAATATCATTCCCGAGCTGAAAGGACTTCTTGACAGTGTCTCCATAAGCCTTGATGCCCAGGATACCGATACCTATACCAGGATCTGTAAGCCCTATTTCCCCGGGGCATATCAGGAGGTTCTCAGGTTTATACAGGACGTAAAGGCAGTAGTACCCGACGTTCAGATAACGGTCGTCAACCTGCCTGAAGTTGATCTGAAAAAATGCGAAGAGATTGCAGCAGACCTGGGGGTGCGATTCAGGGTCAGGGAACTTGATGTGGTGGGGTAAAACCGGCCCAGCCGAGAAATGCCTGGACGATTTCAGGGTCAAACTGGGAACCGGAACATCGCTGAATCTCCTTTGCGGCATCCTCTCGTGACCGCTTCGGACGGTAAGGTCTGTCAGAAGTCAGCGCATCAAAGGTGTCCGCAACTGCCAGGATTCTTGCCAACAGCGGGATCTCTGTTTTTTTCAGGCCAAAAATGCTCTTTCTGCCGTCCCAGTGCTCATGATGGTATTTAATACCGAAGATAACTTCCTTAAACTGTTTCATTTCTCCTAAAATTTCTGCGCCTACGCCCGGATGCTTTTTCATCTCTATCCATTCGCTTTCGCTCAGCTCCTCGTTCTTGTTCAGTATCTCTTTCGGGGTGGCTATCTTGCCGATATCATGAAGGAGGGAACATATTTTCAGCTTTTCAAGCGTATCGCCGTCAAGATTGAGGCATCTGCCGATAGAAATGGCATATTCAGTGACCCGCTCCGTATGTCCTGCCGTCCAGTACGATGTAGATTCCAGCGCCTTGACCAGAGACTTTATCGCACCGACAAGCAAGACCTCGAGTTCCGTATAGAGGAACGCATTTTCTATGGCAAGGCCGGCCTGAGAAGTAATAGCCATCAGGAGCTTGGTGTCATGGGAAAAAAACTCCTGGTCCTCCTCTTTGTCAGCCACAACAATGGCGCCTATACTCTTGGCCTTGCCCAAAATAGGGCAGACCATAATGGAACTGATGCCGGGGATATAGTGCCGGTATTCCGAATCAGCAACTTTGCAGAAGGCCGAAGGCTTTTTCGATTCGATCGCGTTCCATATGACCGCATGGTCTCTCGGGAATGTCCTGCAAGGGTCCCAGGTGCCTTTATAGGTCTTGGTAAAGAGGGAATCGTCCTTTTCGTCATGAAATAAAATTGCAGCAGTCTTTACCCCGATGTTTTCAACCGCCTCATGGATCATGTGCTCACAGATATCATCGATACTGAGCGATGAAAATATCCCTGAAACCCTATAGAGGAGAGAGAGCTCCTCATATGCGACGCTGAGTTCCTGAATGGTGGCTGCCAGGTCCTGCTGATAATCAGGCTTTTCCAACAATCTCCTGCACCATCTCAAGAAGGGACCGGGGGCTGAAGGGCTTGGTAATGTAACGGCTCACACCGCACTGGAGGCCTTGTTGTTCATCAGAATCCTGCCCCTTTGCTGTCAGCATAAAAACAGGTATATCCTTCAGTCCAGGATCTGCCTTGATCATCTTGCATAGGTCAATACCGCTCAATTCCGGCATCATCCAGTCGAGGATAATGAGATCAGGCATGTTCTTTTTGATCACCTCAAGGGCATTTTTGCTTTCGCGCAATGTCGTAACATCGATCTTGGCCTTCTTAAGCTTGTCCTCTATCATCATCAAAATGAAGGGTTCGTCATCGATCACAATAACCTTGCTCACACAACCTCCCTGTACGGAATACGCATCGTTATTTTCGTTCCCTCGCCAAGTCTGCTCGTTATGCTCATACTTCCATTATGCATACTCAGAATTTCATGGCAAAGAGCAAGGCCAAGTCCCGTACCTTTTACCCTGTCACCGTGTCTGCCGCGGTAAAACCGCTCGGTAAGATGGGAGATATCCTCATCAGGAATGCCCCATCCATTATCGGCTATGCTGATCTCGAGCATGGCATCATGTATCTTCGCGGACACTTCTATAATACACCCTTTGTCAGAGAATGTTAACGCGTTATCAATGAAGTTTATCAGGAGTTGTTTCATCTTCTCCTCGTCAGCGACAACAGTCCTGATGTCCCCAATATCGAAGGTAAGAACCGCATTTTTGCTCAGCAGCATCGGACTAAAGGTGTCGGCAATACCATGCATGAGTTCGGGGAGATTGATGCTGCTGAATTTCAGCGTTTCTTTCCCGCTCTCGATCCTGGCGATGCTCAACAGTTCCGTAACCATTTTTGAAAGCCTGACCCCCTCATCACGTACGGTGCTGAGATATTTATTCACCTTATCTGCCTCCACATCCCCGTGCAGCAGCATCTCGGTCAGGCCCACAATCGCCGTAAGAGGTGTTCTGAATTCATGGGAGACAGAACGTATCAGTTCCGTCTTCATCCTGTCGAGTTCTCTTTCCCGGCTCACATCACGCACCAGATTCACAATTCCTGTAACGGCTCCGTTTCTGTCTAGAATAGGCGAGCTCGTGATCGTAACAGGCACGGTATTTCCATAACGCGTCGTCACGGTAGAGGACCGCATCGTCGAGATGCCCTGCTTTGCATCTTCAACACTTTCGCCAAGGAGCAGGCGGAAGGATATGTTTTCATCACTGAACCTGAACACCTCGCAGACCGGCAGGCTGATCGCACGCTCCGGACTGATGCCGGTCATCCTCTCAAAGGCCTGGTTTACCGATATGATACGACCTTCCATATCAACGGTTATAATGCCCTCCTGCACACTCTGCAGAATCGTGTCGGCGAGTTCTTTTACCTTGCCGGCGCGGGCATAATACTCTGACCGCTCGATCGCAACGGAGATCATATTGGAAATGATCTCCATAAAGCGGAGATCCTCCTCCCTGAATTCCCTGTGCAGCGAGTAGTAGAGAGCGCAGACCCCGACAGGCTTTTCTCCCATGAACATCGGCACGGCCACCGCAGACTGATAGGAGGAGACCTCAGGAGAGACATAAAACTTTTCCTCTGACCGGATATTGCTCACGACTGCCGGGTGCCTCTTGGTGAGGGCATATTTCTCAATAGAGGTTACATCTGCGAGGTATATGGCCGATCCTTCCGTCCCTCTTGTTTCTGTCGCAAATCTCAGCAGGAGGTTGTCAGAGGAGTCATTTGACAGCATCCAGACAAAATCCGCTCTGAAGATCTGCTTCATAAGGCCAAGCACCTGGATCATGCTATCCTCGATATCAACGGCAGCCCCAAGCCGGGTTGATATCTGCAGAAGCTGCTGGTGCTCGTCAGCCCATCTGCTTCTCTGCTGTTCAAAAAGAGAGCGCATCCGCTCATAGAGTCGGATATTCTCAAGCGCCATGCCGGTCATTTCACCTATGGCTGACAAAATATTCTCCTCTTCGACCGTAAAGAGGTGAGTGTTAAAGCTGAAAAGGCAGAAAACACCGATAATCCTCTCCTTGCCCTTGACCGGGATACAGCAGTAGCCTCTCATGCCGGAGTGTTTCATGATCGAGCGCTCTATTCTCGGATCCTTGGATATATCCGACGTGGTCACGACCTGACCGCTAACCGCCACTTTTCCGGGGATATCGTCGCCGAGCCTTATTCTGCCGATCATCTTCACATAATCCTCTGATATGCCCTTATGATACTGGCAGGTCAACTCTTTGGCGGCCTCGTCAAGAAAAAAGATGCCGCCGCCGTCCATGGCGAGCATCTCGATCATTTTATCAAGGACCTTGGTAAATATCTCATCCGGCTTGAGCGACCGGTTGAGAATACTGGAAATACTGTTGAGCGCAGTCAGTTCCTTGTTCTTCTGAACGATCTGTTCCTCACTTTTCATCCTGTCCGTAATATCACTCAGGAGTTCTATCACATGAAGGACCTTGCCGGAAGGGTCGGTGACCGGGCTCGCGATGATTTCATGATAGGTCCTGAGGCCGTCCGGCGTAACATGCTGGTGAACCGCCCTGTGGGTCTTCCCCGTGGCGAAAACGATCTGGGTGGGGCATTCAAAGCCATCCGTCCAGCAGGGCACCGATGAGCCGTGAAGGGCATGGTGGCAGAGCTCTCCGGTAAGGTCACGCTCAGCACGTATCACGGAGACTCTGTTTGCCATGACAATGCGGAAACTCCTGTCGATCACGACTATCTCGTCGGGAATGCTGTTCATGATCGTCTCGAAATAATCAAGAGACTGCTGGAGGTCATTGCGCAGACTGATCTGCTCCCTGAAATCCTTAAGAACACCTATCTTGGCAACAATCCGGTCGCCCGAGTAGACCGGAGAGCCGCTTATCAGAACAGGCATCTGCACGCCGGCCTTCGAAAGAATACTGATCTCATAAATGGACGATTTTCCGGTGTTCCGTCTTTCTTCACTCTGCTTCCTCAGAATCACAGCGTTTCTGTCATCAACGAAATCATACGCCGGGGCGCCGATGACATCTTCCCGTGTATAGCCAAAGAGATGCGTAAAAGCCTGGTTGATATCAATGATCCTGTCTTCGTCGTCGACCACCCACAGGGGATCGAGCATGGCGCTGATATACAGGTCTTTTTTGCCCAACTCCTGCGTTTTGACTTTGAGCGCCTCTGCCATAGCGTTAAAGGTACGCGTCACCTCGCCAAGTTCGTCGTCAGCAAGCACCGACAGCCTGACATCAAAATTGCCGTCCTTCATCGCCTGCGACCCGTCACGGAGGTTCCGGATTGAGATAAGCATTTTTCTGAGAAAGAAAAACGAAAGGATAAAGGCCAGAACCAGGATATAAAAGATAAAGGACAGCATCTGCTCGATAAGTTTTGAAGTAAATTCTCTGTGCATGAGGCTGTATTCATGGGACTTGGTCTGCTCCAGGGCTTCTTCCTTCTCGATCATCTTCTGTGTCTGGCTTATGACGGAAAGTGAAAAGGGGACCACAATCAAAAGGGCGAAGATAATGAGTACGGCAATAAAACGGTAAATGATCCGTGTCCTGAACATCAGACAATATTCCTGAAAAGGTAGATTACGATAAGAACAGCGCTCCAAACAGCAAAAATCACACCGAGCGGCGTCATACCCTCCTCGATAATCGCGTCAAAATCGACAGAGAACCCTATTGCAGCAAGCCCGGCAGAAAAGCAAGATGTGCCTATGGTACTGGCAGTCTCCTGAAGCTGCCGGATTGCTGGAACCATATTGATCAGAACGGAAAGAGAGATAAAAATAATAACGAACCATGGTATGCTGATCTGTTTATTCAACCTGTACTGCCTGAGGACAAGACCGGGAACCAGAAACAGAAGAAACGCAACGCGTATAAGCTTGATCTGCAGAGCGCTTTCGAGGGATTCAGTGCCGACATGAGAGGCGGCGACTCTGACCTGGCCAATCATCGGCAGCGTTGTGCCCGCAAAGAAATTATAAT
Proteins encoded in this region:
- a CDS encoding threonine synthase, producing MGHVKGLKCRECGREYPVDPIYVCEFCFGPLEVAYDYTSIAQAITREKIAQRPENLWRYRELLPIDGEPQVGLNSGYTPLIRADRLAKALGIDELYIKDDTVVHPTLSFKDRVVAVALTKAKEFKFDTVACASTGNLAHSVSAHGARAGFNRFIFIPATLEASKIVASLVYEPNLIAVDGNYDEVNRLCSEVANKYRWAFVNINIRPFYAEGSKTIGFEIAEQLGWKAPDNIVVPCASGSLLTKVWKALKEFKEIGILKDLNTKIFGSQATGCNPIAAAVKAGTDIIRPVKPNTIAKSLAIGNPADGFYASQVIRETGGHAEDVSDQEIIDAIKLLAKTEGIFAETTGGVTLASTRKLIQSGKIKRDEMTVICITGNGLKTQEALQGHTTVPHYIKPSLSSFEEVLEKISSGQ
- a CDS encoding 2,3-bisphosphoglycerate-independent phosphoglycerate mutase; its protein translation is MQKLLRSLVQKNRSKIILVVLDGLGGLPVNGRTELDSAVTPNMDSLARTAACGLHTPVAPGITPGSGPGHLSLFGYDPLEFQIGRGILEALGLGLEIRKTDVAVRCNYATIRDGLIVDRRAGRIPTEQSRKLTERLQKEITRVDDAEITFAAGMEHRFAVVMRFPEELANDAAQIPDTDPQQEGKAPLAPQPLSGSAEKVATAAAKVIAQVHEILKDEERANFALMRGFSGMPDIPTFDEAYGMNALAIATYPMYRGLATLVGMHAPVLEGTVEDEIAFLKDQYDNYDFFFLHVKKVDSYGEDGNFAEKTKRIEEFDALLPRITALNPDVLAITGDHSTPALMKGHSWHPVPMLLKSPYVLGGLCSSFSERECTKGELGIFPTVQLMSFMLANALRLKKFGA
- a CDS encoding cyclic nucleotide-binding domain-containing protein; this encodes MPLLTADLKKYHYFSSLSDSSLDLLAEQVSEVMFPAGSEIIQEGSVGDSFYFVKQGELEVTKKTKTGQEAKLSVVRSGQGFGEMALLTCSVRSSSVRSITDVSLYKLSKKAFEDMVLHESAFKAMLSRKDEDYSHFSSIKTLQPFQLLDPEKMCAVIEKMEEKDYRAGENIIVQGEKGDIYYIIKAGRVAVLKTKKGEQESQQIAVLGEGEAFGEEALIRCDPRNATCQALEETTVFTLLKRDFDQIVKPSFLDNIFPEDINVDTCLDEYTIIDARIPPEYAEEHIYGAVNIPVEELRYQCSTFDKSKKYITYCLNDSRGMVAAFLLKNRGFNAQCLRGGISGWEGRLETGSDGIHLPQG
- a CDS encoding flavodoxin family protein gives rise to the protein MKVVALNGSPRKEGNTRDAINIVLEELKKEGIETEYLQLGGTDIKGCKACYKCFELKNKRCIQNDGLNTFVEKMISADGIIIGSPTYFANVSTEVKALIDRAGLVARANDHLFKRKAGAAVVSFRRAGGTDVYSSINYFFGISHMIIPGSSYWSIGQGRNPGEVLKDEEGVTTFRHLGENMAWLLKKISA
- the mazG gene encoding nucleoside triphosphate pyrophosphohydrolase, which encodes MIWSMNLEELVTIMAALRGEKGCPWDREQTRESLKPFIIEEAYEVLDAIDEKNPEAVKEELGDLLFQIVFQSRVAEEKGEFGLGDVIDGIAKKMISRHPHVFGDSDIRTSEEVLVKWDEHKKKEGKQLESILEGVPKTMPALLRARKLQDRASKVGFDWEKIDDVLAKLDEEVAEFKDAVKSRKEASIEDELGDILFMIVNISRFIGVNPEEALRKTIGKFISRFRYIEMAAAERGGKLSDMSLAEMDSLWDEAKHRQRP
- the hemW gene encoding radical SAM family heme chaperone HemW, which translates into the protein MAEFLYIHIPFCARKCIYCDFLSVPYDEALAEQYTNALCRELELKKDLAGTLKTVFVGGGTPSILPNSCLDRMFACIADNYNRAENAEITVEANPGTLTEAKVRTLISRGVNRLSLGIQSFSNSELRTLGRIHNAETAIQSAEMVRLSGMENFSLDLIYGIPGQDMQTWKDSLQQAIALSPKHISAYELTPEPGTPLRSSLDSGDCSMPGEELVLDMSDFAVDRLSASGYEQYEISNYSLPGYRCAHNLNYWDRGDYLAAGAGAHGFIKGYRTRNTSSIKQYIEKLENDTDPEMEKTALSREDALREFVFLGLRKTEGIRLDDAAEFGLDLAAASDELFRLRLVESTTCHLRLTRKGQHIANEVIVRLLGGLGL